ATGATTCGAGCATGCATCAAATAGAAACAGCTGACTCACAGGACACATGCATTAATTTTCTAGCAAAGAAGTGAATATCTGAGTCAGGGTGAtgaaaaattcaaagcaaaatgaaattaagaaatcACTGTAGTTTAGAAAGTTCCATCGGAGCTGCAGAGACCACACGAGAGCGATtaaatttaacaaaaaaatgaGCAAAATGCAGTTGCACTTCCAAGGTACTTTCTATTTCTACAATTTTACTTCTTTCGAAATAAAAATCATTCATTAAAATAGCAAAAAAGGTATAAAAAAAAACCCCAACATCCGCAGAAAGCAGTAGGAAACCACATCTACAACCCACAGAATTTTGACAATTATATGAAAGGAGTACTGGATCAACACCCGTAATAAAGCATAGAGAGAACAACAAAAAAACTTCAAAAACCCAGTTTTACCTTAATAACAAGATTGTTGGCCATAGCCCCAATTAGCAGAGGACCAGCAAACGGCAGTACCCATGTCGCGAATATTAAAACACGGAAGAGCCATCCTGAGAGAGCAAACCATACAAAGAAAAGTGTCTGTGCACATAGGAATATTTACAATTAGAACTATGAGATCCAAAAGTAGGATTATACATATCTAGTTGACATAACATCCTGAAGAAGAAACCAAACATTTCATTGAATCAGCACATAGGCCATGTACAGCAAGAACAGTAATAATGCAAATAGAGATAACCCTCTCCGAAATTCAAAGGGATAGAAATTTTGGAGCTTCATGCCATTAACATGCAATACCATCGTTCATAAATGATAAATGTCAGCAAAATTCTTAAAATGACGAAAGTCATGGCCACAAACTACCGTTTACTAACTTCCATGAGTTGTAACATATGGACACCCAGCGAAATGTTTCACGTCTATATGTGCATGACTTTGatatgcacacacacacacacacacacacacatgtatatatatatcaacttcTTTAGGCCAACAGAAATATATTTAACCAAATTCTCGCATATAGGAGGCCACATTTTCACTTCATCATCCCAAACGTCCAATTAGAGtaaaacaatcaaatcacaGATTAACAGAAACTAGAAACTGCTTGCAATTGACATTTAACTAGACATTCACCAACAATAGTCAACACAAGAAATTAGACTAAACAAAAGTTTCAAAGATAACTCACAGCAAAACCCCTTCCTAATGGCGTATCGAGCAAATCATTCAACTGTCTCCTGTACTGTAAGAACACACACCacaaaaaatatgatattagcAAGAAATCAATATCCAATTAGGTAAACAAGAAGTTACTAATTGAACTGGAAAGTTTAACAGACCCTAGGCCAATTTGTGCGGAAATTCAGAGAAAAACCCCGCCATCGCTGCGTAATCTCCAACTCGCGGTCAAGCTCGAGAGCTTTATCGGACGCAGCCTGCGCCACGGCGGAAAGCCTCCGAGAGACCGCGTATCTCCGGTCAATCCGCTCCGCCGTTTTCTTTGTCTCAAAGACAAACAGCTCGAAACCATCGTTAGCCCTCCGCCACGCGTCCCTCAAAGCCTCCCCGGAGGCCACGCGCTTCGCGAATCCATCTAAATCGCTACGCCTGAAGGCCCGTATGCTCGCCACGTGGTGGATAACGACGAAATGTTTATCTGGGTTTCTGATGAAAAGGGTTTTTCGAGTCTTGGTGGGCAGTAGAGGATGCCACTGCAAGTGCAGACTCGAAGCCATGGCCACGAGAATTGGAGCTCAAGTTAAAAGGAGGCAACCTGTTTTGGCCTAAACTGCAACTTATGTAGCTTCAGGAATCGAGATGACTGTTTAAACAAATCACTGTTTTCCCCCTAGATTTTATTCTGTATTCCGATTGGCCCTTCAACTTTACATTATTCAAATTACGGAGCTGCGATGAATTCAGCCAACTTGAACCAGGCAGCCACgtattatcaaaatttaaaaataatataaaataaaaagaacCAGGCAACCACAATTTTGAATGAACTTAATTtgaggaaaatattttttttattatttatgtatatcaatacatattaTAATGGGAGGAGAAATACTATCCAATACgcaatcaaaagatttatcacCCAAAAATCGAAGAATTTCCCTTgttttgttttattattttattataattatctTGAGAAATTGAAATGTATGGTAAATAGTAGGAGGAATGAGGAGGTGAAAAGTAGatagataaaaataaatcattgtTATTGTTTggtgagtaggtctcatgtgagaccgtctcacggatcataatctgtgagacgggtcaaccctacatatattcacaataaaagttaatactcttatcataaaaagtaatgcattttcatgagtgacccaaataagagatccgtctcacaaatacgacccgtaagactgtgtcacataagtttttgtcttgtTTGGTGCGGATGACAAGTACATCGTGTTCTTATTTCATCCGATATGTAacctaaatttaaaaaaaattgagctAGAAAAAACGTTGTTTGGTCgtcaaataataaattaattaattatacatCATTGATTCATCCAACATTTTAACTTAAATTCCACAGTTTTGAGTTATGAAGTTAGCATCCTAGGCATGATTAATAATCAACCATGTAGAAGCACTGCTTTTCTGGGGACAATATGCAAATTTCTAATAACCTCAACACAACACAGCTCTGGTCTCAGGTACAGATAGATTATCATCGTCCGAACACATCAAACATTATAAGTTGAAGTCCAAAAAGTGGGCATGACATGCAAAATATATGACAAATTCGGAAATGAAGAAGAATCAAGCAACCCACAACATTTTTTCCGAAGTTCTTTTGCCATTCAGCACCTGTGGATACTAGTCACTCAATGTGATGTCCAATATCCTGAGTTTGATGGTACAGTTTCCATCTGACGGATAAGTAGATTAGCACCCGAACTCGAATGGAACAGACCCAACTTGTCCAAGATTCTTTCGACCAGTACCCCAGCAACGTATGAAATACCCGAGAccataaatcccaaaagaacaTATGTCACAACCGATTTTAGGTAAGGCCTGGGGGGTCTTCTAACATAAGCTCTTCCGACGGCTAATCCACAAATGCACAAAAGCGAAGCAGCCGCTACCAAGATGAGCTTGAATTCTTTGTTATCACTCTTTCGGAATGAGAAACCATAAGCCACAGGAGCCACTAAACCAAAGATGATGTATGACAGTATAGAAACTGTTGCATGCATTACGAAATTTTCCTTTTGGCCAAGAAGTTCTTTGTAGCGATCTCTTCGCTCGATTACTGGACTAACATGATTGAGGGCTTGCTCTGTGCACTCACTCCTTAGTTCCCAAAGCTGTAACGTTTATGCATGCATGATCGCATGAGAAATTTCATCATCATATCCAAGAAGAAGAAAAGGATGTAATCTTAGTATTTACATTCAAATAACATGCTACATCTATGAGTTTCGTAAATTATGATATATCTAAAGATCGTTACTTAACAGAGTCGAAAAGTAAGATTGCTTACATTTTGACAAATGACAAAAAATCCTCCCATCAAACTGGCTATTCCCAGAGCAACAATTTTCACTGTTGTCAAAGAAGAAAGAAGTGAACAAAAAAGTGGCAGAATGAGGACTGTCATTCAGCAGTACAATTCATCTTCTAGCTGGTTTGACGTGGAGACAGGTATCACAAAGATGATGACAAATACTATGCTTCTAACATCTTACTTA
This is a stretch of genomic DNA from Primulina eburnea isolate SZY01 chromosome 11, ASM2296580v1, whole genome shotgun sequence. It encodes these proteins:
- the LOC140805067 gene encoding uncharacterized protein — protein: MASSLHLQWHPLLPTKTRKTLFIRNPDKHFVVIHHVASIRAFRRSDLDGFAKRVASGEALRDAWRRANDGFELFVFETKKTAERIDRRYAVSRRLSAVAQAASDKALELDRELEITQRWRGFSLNFRTNWPRYRRQLNDLLDTPLGRGFATLFFVWFALSGWLFRVLIFATWVLPFAGPLLIGAMANNLVIKGACPACRKQFVGYKSQTIQCASCGNIVWQPQGGSSKRGGRGTTTSSKSQPDIIDVEFEEK